Proteins from one Suncus etruscus isolate mSunEtr1 chromosome 3, mSunEtr1.pri.cur, whole genome shotgun sequence genomic window:
- the DLST gene encoding dihydrolipoyllysine-residue succinyltransferase component of 2-oxoglutarate dehydrogenase complex, mitochondrial, which translates to MLSRSRCVSRAFSRSLSAFQKGNCPLGRRSLPGVSLCQGPSYPDSRKIVLNNSVCKVRFFRTTAVCKNDVVTVKTPAFAESVTEGDVRWEKAVGDSVAEDEVVCEIETDKTSVQVPSPANGVIEALLVPDGGKVEGGTPLFTLRKTGAAPAKAKPAEAPAPAAPKAEPTPSAAPPPPAAAIPTQMPPVPSPSQPPVSKPVSSVKPTAVPPVADLGIGKGLRSEHREKMNRMRQRIAQRLKEAQNTCAMLTTFNEIDMSNIQEMRARHKDGFLKKHNLKLGFMSAFVKASAYALQEQPVVNAVIDDATKEVVYRDYIDISVAVATPRGLVVPVIRNVEGMNYADIERTINELGEKARKNELAIEDMDGGTFTISNGGVFGSLFGTPIINPPQSAILGMHGIFDRPVAVGGKVEVRPMMYVALTYDHRLIDGREAVTFLRKIKAAVEDPRVLLLDL; encoded by the exons GGGTCTCCTTATGTCAGGGACCAAGTTACCCTGACAGCAGGAAGATTGT CCTGAACAACAGTGTCTGCAAGGTTCGTTTCTTCAGAACAACAGCTGTGTGCA AGAATGATGTGGTTACAGTCAAAACCCCAGCGTTTGCGGAATCGGTCACAGAGGGCGATGTCAGGTGGGAAAAAG CTGTTGGGGACTCAGTTGCAGAAGATGAGGTGGTTTGTGAGATTGAAACTGACAAG ACATCCGTGCAGGTGCCATCGCCAGCCAATGGCGTGATCGAAGCTCTGCTGGTTCCCGATGGGGGGAAAGTAGAAGGAGGCACTCCTCTTTTCACACTCAGGAAAACTGGCG CTGCTCCTGCTAAGGCAAAGCCAGCTGAAGCTCCTGCTCCTGCAGCCCCAAAAGCTGAGCCCACCCCCTCAGCAGCTCCCCCGCCCCCAGCAGCAGCCATACCCACTCAGATGCCACCCGTGCCCTCGCCCTCACAGCCGCCTGTCAGCAAGCCGG TGTCTTCAGTAAAGCCCACTGCCGTCCCTCCCGTAGCTGACCTAGGAATTGGCAAAGGTCTTCGCTCTGAACATCGG GAGAAAATGAACAGGATGCGGCAGCGCATTGCTCAGCGGCTCAAGGAGGCCCAGAACACCTGCGCAATGCTGACGACCTTCAATGAGATCGACATGAG TAACATCCAGGAGATGAGGGCACGGCACAAGGATGGCTTCCTGAAGAAACATAACCTCAAACTAGGCTTCATGTCGGCCTTCGTGAAGGCCTCAGCCTATGCCTTGCAGGAGCAGCCTGTCGTAAATGCCG tgATCGACGATGCAACCAAAGAGGTGGTGTACAGGGATTACATCGACATCAGTGTGGCTGTGGCCACCCCACGG GGTCTCGTGGTTCCGGTCATCAGGAATGTGGAAGGTATGAATTATGCAGACATTGAGCGAACCATCAATGAGCTGGGAGAGAAG GCCCGGAAGAATGAACTTGCCATCGAAGACATGGATGGTGGTACTTTTACCATTAGCAACGGCGGTGTTTTTGGCTCCCTGTTTGGGACCCCCATTATCAATCCTCCCCAGTCCGCCATCCTGGGCATGCACGGTATCTTTGACAGGCCAGTGGCCGTGGGAGGCAAG GTGGAGGTACGGCCCATGATGTACGTGGCACTGACCTACGATCACCGGCTGATAGATGGCAGAGAGGCAGTGACTTTCCTCCGAAAAATCAAGGCAGCGGTGGAGGACCCCAGGGTGCTCCTGTTGGACCTCTAA